A portion of the Streptomyces coeruleoprunus genome contains these proteins:
- the truA gene encoding tRNA pseudouridine(38-40) synthase TruA: protein MSDEVEPGFVRVRLDLSYDGKDFHGWAKQAGGRRTVQGEIEDALRTVTRSSQTYELTVAGRTDAGVHARGQVAHVDLPEAVWAEHRDKLLRRLAGRLAHDVRVWRVEEAPRGFNARFSAIWRRYAYRVTDNPGGVDPLLRGHVLWHDWALDVDAMNEAAERLLGEHDFAAYCKKRDGATTIRTLQELRWERLPSGVLEATVRADAFCHNMVRSLVGALLFVGDGHRTPDWPAKVLAAGVRDSAVHVVRPHGLTLEEVGYPADELLAARNREARNKRSLAAGGGGGCC, encoded by the coding sequence GTGAGCGATGAGGTGGAGCCCGGGTTCGTACGGGTGCGGCTGGACCTGTCCTACGACGGCAAGGACTTCCACGGCTGGGCCAAGCAGGCCGGCGGCCGGCGGACCGTGCAGGGCGAGATCGAGGACGCCCTGCGCACCGTGACGCGGTCCTCGCAGACGTACGAGCTGACCGTCGCGGGGCGCACGGACGCCGGCGTGCACGCGCGCGGCCAGGTCGCGCACGTCGACCTGCCCGAGGCGGTGTGGGCCGAACACCGGGACAAGCTGCTGCGGCGGCTCGCCGGCCGGCTCGCGCACGATGTGCGGGTGTGGCGGGTCGAGGAGGCGCCGCGCGGCTTCAACGCGCGGTTCTCGGCGATCTGGCGGCGGTACGCCTATCGCGTCACCGACAACCCCGGCGGCGTCGACCCGCTGCTGCGCGGGCACGTCCTGTGGCACGACTGGGCGCTCGACGTGGACGCCATGAACGAGGCGGCCGAGCGGCTGCTCGGCGAGCACGACTTCGCCGCGTACTGCAAGAAGCGTGACGGGGCGACCACGATCCGTACGCTCCAGGAGCTGCGGTGGGAGCGGCTGCCCAGCGGTGTGCTGGAGGCGACCGTGCGGGCCGATGCCTTCTGCCACAACATGGTGCGGTCCCTGGTGGGCGCCCTGCTGTTCGTCGGCGACGGGCACCGGACGCCGGACTGGCCGGCGAAGGTGCTGGCCGCGGGCGTGCGGGACTCCGCCGTCCATGTCGTGCGGCCGCACGGGCTCACGCTGGAGGAGGTCGGCTACCCGGCCGACGAGCTGCTGGCCGCCCGGAACCGGGAGGCCCGCAACAAGCGGTCACTGGCCGCCGGCGGGGGCGGTGGCTGCTGCTGA
- the rplQ gene encoding 50S ribosomal protein L17 gives MPKPAKGARLGGSAAHEKLLLANLAKSLFEHGRITTTEAKARRLRPVAERLITKAKKGDIHNRRLVLQTITDKGIVHTLFTEIAPRYAERPGGYTRITKIGNRRGDNAPMAVIELVEGEIAKKATVAEAEAATKRAVKEAEEAKVEETKADEAAEAPAEESKDA, from the coding sequence ATGCCGAAGCCCGCCAAGGGTGCCCGTCTGGGCGGCAGCGCCGCGCACGAGAAGCTGCTCCTCGCGAACCTCGCGAAGTCGCTCTTCGAGCACGGCCGCATCACCACGACCGAGGCCAAGGCCCGTCGCCTGCGTCCGGTTGCCGAGCGCCTGATCACCAAGGCGAAGAAGGGCGACATCCACAACCGTCGCCTGGTGCTGCAGACGATCACGGACAAGGGCATCGTCCACACGCTCTTCACCGAGATCGCCCCGCGCTACGCCGAGCGCCCGGGTGGCTACACCCGCATCACCAAGATCGGTAACCGTCGTGGCGACAACGCCCCGATGGCGGTCATCGAGCTGGTCGAGGGCGAGATCGCCAAGAAGGCGACCGTCGCCGAGGCCGAGGCCGCGACCAAGCGCGCGGTGAAGGAGGCCGAGGAGGCCAAGGTCGAGGAGACCAAGGCCGACGAGGCTGCCGAGGCTCCGGCCGAGGAGTCCAAGGACGCCTGA